The Streptomyces nigra genome includes the window ACGGCGGTGGATCACGGCCGGGGTGGTGGCGCTGGCGGCCTTCGTCGCGGTCAGTTCACTGCGGACGTTCCCCTACTATCTTCCGTACTCCAACGAGGCGTTCGGCGGTCCGGAGCGGACCCGGCTTCGGCTGCACGACTCGAACGTGGACTGGGGCCAGGACCTGGGCCGGCTGGCCGACCGGCTGCGCGAGCGGTATCCGGGCGAGCGGGTCTGGCTCGTCTACAAGGGCAGCGGGGTGCCGTCGTACTACGGCATCCGGGCCCGAGATCCGCGCCAGGTGCCTCCGGACGAGGTGCGCGGGCTGCTCGTCGTGTCGGACTCCGCGGCGGCCAAGGCGACCGGACGGCTGGCCCGGCTGATCGCCGGCAGTCGCCCCGTCGATACCATCGGGCATTCGATCACTCTGTACCGGCGGTGAGCGGGCGCCCGTTCGATCCCTGGTCACCACGGTGTGTGGGCTATGTTGAAGCACTGTGGAAGACAAAGGAGGCGCGCCTTCGCCCTCGCCCCAGCAGGCGCGCGCGCAGGCGTCCGCGATCACCTCGGGAAAGACCGCTCCGGAAGCGGAGGCTTCCCCGACTTCCCAGCTCTGGACCCTGTTCGACCAGCCCAGGCTGTCGCCGGGGCAGCGCCGCATCGCCCAGTATCTGATCGAGCACCTCACGGAGGCGGCGTTCCTGTCGATCACCGATCTCGCGGAGCGGGTCGGGGTCAGCCAGCCCTCGGTGACGCGGTTCGCGGCGGCGGTGGGCTTCAGCGGCTATCCGGCGCTGCGGGAGAAGCTGCAGTCGATCGCCCTGGGGACGTTCGCGGGCGGCCCCTCGGAGGAGAACGGCGCCAATGAGCTGCAGTCCGCCGTGGACGCCGAGATCGAGAACCTGGAGAACCTGCGCCGGGACTTCGTCGACCCCGACAAGGTCATCGACGCCGGCCGCAAGCTGTCGCGGTCCACACCGCTGACCATTCTCGGGCTGCGTATCTCGGCCTCCCTCGCGGAGTACTTCGCCTACGCGGCCCGCCGTATCCACCCCGACGTACGCCTGGTCACCCGGGGTGGCAGCGTCGCCTACGACGCCCTGCTCCAGTCGCGGGAGGCCGGGGGCACCTGGGTGCTGGCGTTCTCGATGCCCCGGCACGCCCAGGAGACGCTCACGGCCGTGCAGGTGGCGCGCAGCGCCGGCCTGAAGATCGCCCTCGTCACCGATCTCGCGCTCGGCCCGATCGCCGACGCCGCCGACGTCGTCTTCGCCACCGGCACCGGCTCCCGCCTGGTCTTCGACTCGTACGCGGCCCCCGGAGTGATGGCGGCCGCGCTGCTCCAGGCGATGACCGACGCCGACCCGGAGCGCACCCAGGGGCGCCTGGAGGAGTACGAGCACATCTCCGACCAGCATCAGTTCTTCCTGCGGGACTGACGGGACCGCTCCCACCTCACCTGCCGAACCACGGCACAAGGGCAGCTTTCACTTCAAATCACGCATGAATGTTTTCATACGCCTTGCAAACCAGACGGCATATATAAATACTGCACACGCATCACCCGCCCGACAGAAAGCAGCCGGTCCGCTCATGCGCACGTTCTCCCATCCGTCGTGCGCATGCCGGCTGTCGTATCGGGCTCCACAACGAGCAGTCCGGGCCGCCGTCTCCTACCCGCGTCGGCGCACGGGCTGTTCGGTCGGGCACCGCGTGCGCGGCTGCCCGGTGGCGGCGGCCCCGGTCATCCCCTAGGCCGGGGCCGCGCCGAAAACCCGTCGGACACCCCGGACGACGCCGCACACCCGGAAGCGATGATCATGCCCCTGACGACGACGCGTATCAGCCCGGACTGGCCGTGCCAGGTCAAGACCCCCGGCTCCTACGACTGGGAACGCTCCGCGGCCAAGTGGCTGCGCGACCTCGTGCCGGCCCGCTACGCCAGCTACCCCGCGCTGATCCGTCACCCCGTCCTGCTGGCCCGGCACGCGCAGATCCAGGTGCAGCACGAGATCCGGGTCGCGCGGACCGCGCTGCAGACCGCGCGAGCCGATCTCCCGGCGCTCGGGCTGCCCGAG containing:
- a CDS encoding MurR/RpiR family transcriptional regulator, coding for MEDKGGAPSPSPQQARAQASAITSGKTAPEAEASPTSQLWTLFDQPRLSPGQRRIAQYLIEHLTEAAFLSITDLAERVGVSQPSVTRFAAAVGFSGYPALREKLQSIALGTFAGGPSEENGANELQSAVDAEIENLENLRRDFVDPDKVIDAGRKLSRSTPLTILGLRISASLAEYFAYAARRIHPDVRLVTRGGSVAYDALLQSREAGGTWVLAFSMPRHAQETLTAVQVARSAGLKIALVTDLALGPIADAADVVFATGTGSRLVFDSYAAPGVMAAALLQAMTDADPERTQGRLEEYEHISDQHQFFLRD